A window of the Parabacteroides merdae ATCC 43184 genome harbors these coding sequences:
- a CDS encoding relaxase/mobilization nuclease domain-containing protein — MIGKIRKGRSFGGCIRYVTQKDDAEIIASEGVLLGTAEEMARSFRWQCLLNPDVAKPVGHIALSFKPEDAPRLTDAFMARLAGEYLELMGIRNTQFIVVRHHGTDNPHCHIVFNRVDFDGKVISDSNDFRRNEKVTKMLKDKYSLTYSEGKQSVKTEKLHASEKVKYEIYRAVKEALRSADTWKEFQNKLLKMGVEMEFKYKGNTNEVQGIRFIKNGLSFKGSGIDRSFSWSRLDAALDHNHVTSLENDVSQKQPYHEQSHGSVIDNLVEVTGTGGVFMPSVAPTEDEKEAERLRRKKKRRKGRSL, encoded by the coding sequence ATGATAGGGAAGATCAGGAAAGGCCGCTCGTTCGGCGGCTGCATACGCTACGTGACGCAGAAGGACGACGCGGAAATCATCGCCTCGGAAGGCGTGCTGCTGGGAACGGCAGAAGAGATGGCGCGAAGTTTCCGGTGGCAATGCCTGCTGAATCCGGACGTGGCGAAACCGGTGGGACACATCGCGCTCAGCTTCAAGCCGGAGGACGCACCGAGGCTGACCGACGCGTTTATGGCAAGGCTGGCGGGGGAATACCTGGAACTGATGGGGATACGGAACACGCAGTTCATCGTGGTGAGGCATCACGGGACGGACAACCCGCACTGCCACATCGTCTTCAACCGGGTGGACTTCGACGGGAAGGTGATTTCCGACAGCAACGATTTCAGGCGCAACGAGAAAGTGACAAAAATGCTTAAGGACAAGTATTCGCTCACCTATTCCGAAGGCAAACAGTCCGTTAAAACGGAAAAGCTGCATGCTTCCGAAAAGGTGAAATACGAAATATACCGTGCGGTCAAGGAAGCTTTGAGGAGTGCAGATACATGGAAAGAATTTCAAAATAAGCTCTTAAAAATGGGCGTGGAAATGGAATTCAAGTACAAGGGAAACACTAATGAAGTGCAGGGCATCCGCTTTATAAAGAACGGTCTGTCATTCAAGGGAAGTGGGATTGACCGCAGTTTCAGCTGGTCAAGGCTGGATGCGGCATTGGACCATAACCATGTCACGTCCCTGGAAAATGACGTTTCCCAAAAGCAACCGTACCATGAACAAAGTCATGGTTCTGTTATTGATAACCTGGTCGAAGTCACCGGTACGGGTGGCGTGTTCATGCCGTCGGTGGCACCGACGGAGGACGAGAAAGAGGCGGAACGCCTGCGGAGAAAGAAGAAGCGCAGGAAAGGAAGGAGTTTGTGA
- a CDS encoding plasmid mobilization protein, giving the protein MTNDVNGMKKKCGRPALGRTRKLTRGVTVKFSPVSYEALRFRAGKSGRSLAVYIREAALAATVTARHTPEENALLRSLAGMANNLNQLTKLSHQTGFYRTRLLIEGLLGKLKRIMDDYRPKGG; this is encoded by the coding sequence ATGACAAACGATGTGAATGGGATGAAGAAAAAATGTGGCCGTCCGGCACTGGGCAGGACGCGTAAATTGACCAGAGGCGTGACGGTGAAGTTCTCCCCCGTCAGCTACGAGGCTCTCAGGTTCAGGGCAGGGAAGTCCGGCCGGAGTCTGGCGGTCTATATCAGGGAGGCAGCACTGGCGGCCACCGTTACGGCAAGGCATACACCGGAGGAGAACGCACTGTTGCGCAGCCTGGCGGGAATGGCTAACAACCTGAACCAGCTGACAAAGCTCTCGCACCAGACCGGCTTTTACAGGACAAGGCTGCTGATAGAGGGGCTGCTGGGAAAGCTGAAGCGGATCATGGATGATTACAGACCGAAAGGAGGATAG
- a CDS encoding DUF3408 domain-containing protein, whose amino-acid sequence MKSEPTEKTKGKKMAVSETADRKNGRSPGAGHDEWWERLMMEPGSGESAGTDAEPVIPSGAVAEEVSGEAGRKDTPPEPEDPVRRRTSGRQRRASLEEYRETYLTVPKIRKRKTVFVSEDVRDELDAIVRRLGGRGMSVSGLLENLAREHLAAYREDIEQWRKI is encoded by the coding sequence ATGAAAAGTGAACCGACTGAAAAAACGAAAGGGAAGAAAATGGCGGTATCCGAAACCGCAGACAGAAAGAACGGCCGTAGTCCCGGAGCCGGCCACGACGAGTGGTGGGAAAGACTCATGATGGAACCCGGTTCGGGAGAATCCGCCGGTACGGATGCGGAACCGGTGATTCCATCCGGGGCCGTTGCGGAAGAGGTGTCCGGGGAAGCGGGAAGAAAGGACACCCCGCCGGAACCGGAAGACCCCGTGAGAAGAAGGACGAGCGGCAGGCAGCGTAGGGCCTCGCTGGAGGAGTACCGAGAAACATACCTCACCGTCCCGAAGATTAGGAAGCGCAAGACGGTGTTCGTCAGTGAGGATGTGAGGGACGAACTGGACGCCATCGTCCGCAGGCTCGGTGGGCGTGGCATGAGCGTTTCCGGACTGCTGGAGAACCTTGCCAGGGAGCATCTTGCCGCCTACCGTGAGGACATCGAGCAGTGGAGAAAAATCTGA
- a CDS encoding helix-turn-helix domain-containing protein, with the protein MEIVNIEARTFEAMLSAFRTFADRLDTLCRLYGDMEEKKWLDNQEVCLLLKVSPRTLQTLRDNGTLAYTQICHKTYYKPGDVESIIRIVEERRKRAESMGRSI; encoded by the coding sequence ATGGAAATAGTGAACATTGAGGCAAGGACCTTCGAGGCGATGCTCTCGGCCTTCCGGACGTTTGCGGACCGGCTGGACACCCTCTGCCGGCTGTACGGCGACATGGAGGAGAAGAAATGGCTGGACAACCAGGAGGTGTGCCTGCTGCTGAAGGTCAGCCCGAGAACCCTGCAGACCCTCCGTGACAACGGCACGCTGGCATACACACAGATCTGCCACAAGACATATTACAAGCCCGGGGACGTGGAAAGTATCATCCGGATAGTGGAGGAGCGCCGCAAGCGGGCTGAAAGTATGGGAAGGTCGATCTGA
- a CDS encoding helix-turn-helix domain-containing protein, with amino-acid sequence MMNTDNRLLTRESSEHIREFFSTVERLSVSMERLFAGRSPAMAGENFYTDRELAEKLKVSRRSLQQYRDSGLLAFTRLGGKILYRSSDIEKLLDGCYREARTRPEEL; translated from the coding sequence ATGATGAATACCGATAACCGTCTGCTCACCCGTGAGAGCAGCGAGCATATAAGAGAGTTCTTCTCCACCGTCGAACGTCTCTCCGTTTCCATGGAGCGTCTCTTTGCCGGCAGGTCACCGGCGATGGCGGGCGAGAACTTCTATACGGACCGCGAACTGGCTGAAAAGCTGAAAGTGAGCCGCCGCAGCCTGCAACAGTACCGTGACAGCGGTCTGCTTGCCTTCACCCGGCTGGGCGGCAAGATACTGTACCGTTCTTCCGACATCGAGAAGCTGCTTGACGGCTGCTACCGGGAGGCGAGAACCAGGCCGGAGGAACTTTAG
- a CDS encoding RNA polymerase sigma factor yields MADKSAEKERLFNEWFTASYDRLRGTLRRYGMLDEDNFHDTYLFVRRQVLVPGKDITDYDAYFIGCYKKAALVKIKRENRYAHPEDDFFLRCGEEAKFLSEDDLNGCERLVRDILRFVRQKFSYEEYRMFMLRFYEAQFSFKALAECMGISASAISQKVCRIVDAVRTHSGFAWRSQMLAVESFMY; encoded by the coding sequence ATGGCAGACAAGAGCGCAGAAAAGGAAAGACTGTTCAACGAGTGGTTCACTGCATCCTATGACAGGTTGAGAGGGACGTTACGCCGGTACGGAATGCTGGACGAGGACAATTTCCATGACACCTACCTTTTTGTAAGAAGGCAGGTGCTGGTTCCCGGAAAGGACATAACGGACTATGACGCGTATTTCATCGGATGCTACAAAAAGGCGGCCCTGGTAAAGATTAAAAGGGAGAATCGGTATGCACACCCTGAAGATGATTTCTTCCTCCGATGTGGCGAAGAGGCAAAATTCCTTTCCGAGGACGACCTGAACGGGTGCGAGCGGCTGGTAAGAGACATACTGCGTTTCGTAAGGCAGAAGTTCTCCTACGAGGAGTACCGGATGTTCATGCTCAGGTTCTATGAGGCGCAGTTCTCGTTCAAGGCACTGGCGGAATGCATGGGTATCTCGGCATCGGCCATATCGCAGAAAGTATGCAGGATAGTGGACGCGGTACGTACCCACAGCGGTTTCGCATGGAGAAGTCAGATGCTGGCGGTGGAAAGCTTCATGTATTGA
- a CDS encoding GNAT family N-acetyltransferase: MDGISLYDDCVMLAYNKEVRRNCLPFTCGENDLDDFFLNDADLYADELLGKTYCWVTTEIPHRIVALFTLSNDSIKTRLISPNDKNRLQRNIVNPKRGRSYPAVLIGRLGVNLEYQGTSSHVGRQLMAFIKDWFRHEDNKTGCRFIVVDAYNEEKILRYYERNGFVPLYKTDVIEKQYYDIPQDEPLKTRLLYFDLKKD; the protein is encoded by the coding sequence ATGGACGGTATTTCTTTATATGATGATTGTGTCATGCTTGCCTATAACAAGGAAGTACGGAGGAATTGCCTTCCTTTCACTTGTGGCGAGAATGACCTTGATGATTTTTTTCTCAATGATGCCGATCTGTATGCGGATGAACTCCTTGGGAAAACATATTGTTGGGTGACGACTGAAATCCCGCATCGTATTGTGGCCTTGTTTACCTTGTCCAATGACAGTATCAAGACCAGATTAATATCCCCCAATGATAAAAACAGGCTGCAACGCAATATTGTAAATCCTAAACGTGGACGCAGCTATCCGGCCGTGCTGATAGGAAGACTGGGGGTCAACCTGGAATATCAGGGTACATCAAGCCACGTAGGACGGCAACTGATGGCTTTCATAAAAGACTGGTTCCGTCATGAGGACAACAAGACAGGATGCCGTTTTATCGTGGTGGATGCATACAATGAGGAAAAGATTCTCAGGTATTATGAAAGAAACGGTTTCGTTCCACTCTATAAAACAGACGTGATAGAAAAGCAATATTATGATATTCCGCAAGATGAACCTTTGAAAACCCGTTTGCTGTATTTTGATTTGAAAAAGGACTGA
- a CDS encoding site-specific integrase: MKTSMSRSTFKILFYVKKGSERANGYLPLMCRLTVDGEIKQFSCKLDVPPKLWDVKTARATGKSAEAQKINAAVDRIRVDVNRRYQELMQSDGYVTAARLRDACLGLGVKRETLLKLFEQHNEEFIKKVGHSRVQGTYNRYRTIYRHLCEFVPKVYRRDDIPLKELNLTFINNFEYFLRTEKKCRTNTVWGYMIGLKHVISIARNSGALPFNPFAGYINSPESVDRGYLTECEIQTLMETPVKSGTCELVRDLFIFSVFTGLAYADVKALTTDRLQTFFDGNLWIITRRRKTNTESNIRLLDVPKRIIEKYKGLSKDGHVFPVPSNGRCNTILKELGRQCGFKIRLTYHVARHTNATTVLLSHGVPIETVSRLLGHTDLKTTQIYARITNQKISSDMEILSHKLEKMEKEICDAI; this comes from the coding sequence ATGAAAACGAGTATGAGCAGATCGACCTTCAAAATCCTCTTCTACGTGAAGAAGGGCAGCGAGAGAGCCAACGGCTATCTCCCCCTGATGTGCCGTCTTACGGTAGACGGCGAAATCAAGCAGTTCAGCTGCAAGCTGGACGTGCCCCCGAAACTTTGGGACGTGAAAACGGCACGTGCCACGGGCAAGAGCGCCGAGGCGCAGAAAATCAATGCGGCGGTTGACCGGATACGCGTGGACGTGAACCGCCGTTACCAGGAACTGATGCAGTCCGACGGCTATGTCACCGCCGCCAGGCTGAGGGACGCCTGCCTCGGGCTGGGCGTGAAACGCGAGACGCTGCTGAAGCTCTTCGAGCAGCACAACGAGGAGTTCATCAAGAAAGTGGGACACAGCCGCGTGCAGGGAACATACAACCGCTACCGTACCATATACAGGCACCTTTGCGAGTTCGTCCCGAAAGTATACCGCCGTGACGACATCCCCCTGAAGGAACTCAACCTGACCTTCATCAACAACTTCGAGTATTTCCTGCGTACGGAGAAGAAATGCCGCACCAATACCGTATGGGGTTACATGATCGGGCTCAAGCACGTCATCTCCATCGCCCGCAACAGCGGTGCGCTTCCCTTCAACCCCTTCGCCGGGTACATCAATTCCCCCGAGAGCGTTGACCGAGGCTACCTGACGGAGTGTGAGATACAGACGTTGATGGAGACCCCGGTGAAAAGCGGGACCTGCGAACTGGTACGCGACCTCTTCATCTTCTCTGTGTTCACCGGACTGGCATACGCGGACGTGAAGGCACTGACGACCGACCGGCTCCAGACCTTCTTCGACGGCAACCTCTGGATCATCACCCGCCGTCGCAAGACAAACACCGAGTCCAACATCCGCCTGCTGGACGTGCCCAAGCGCATCATAGAGAAGTATAAGGGACTGTCCAAGGACGGTCATGTATTTCCGGTACCGAGCAACGGCAGATGCAACACCATATTGAAGGAACTTGGCAGGCAGTGCGGTTTCAAGATACGGCTGACCTATCATGTGGCCCGGCATACGAACGCCACCACCGTGCTGCTCTCGCACGGTGTACCCATCGAGACCGTAAGCCGTCTTTTGGGGCATACGGATTTGAAAACCACCCAGATATATGCCCGGATAACCAACCAGAAGATCAGCAGCGACATGGAAATCCTGTCCCATAAGCTGGAAAAGATGGAGAAGGAAATATGCGATGCCATCTGA
- a CDS encoding glycoside hydrolase domain-containing protein, giving the protein MKKTFLTVVVLLLAWSNVDLKAQETITNAFDDLKRTGTVNEQDSEMRQATSDTALQKLLTQKPAAGYFCFAEDRMHDIRLDQIIPARWTERVFDTWLQLKGDCQPGEFYTWQIGVFTPFKELKGVSVSFSDLVNADGNKIKSTSFQCFNQEGTDTDGQTFRKTVCIPKGYVQALWIGMDIPASAKGIYKGKAFVKEGSSQPVEIAIELNVSGSPIANHGDNEGWRKTRLRWLNSTLGNADEPTAPYTPVTIRKKTLSWLGGEIELSSSGLPCRITTCYDANNRLSDSISNAVLAKEMAFIIETFNGQEALKPGSLRITNRNNASISWETILKSQNFNVVCRGTFGFDGISNIRLQVKPKQDIEIKDIRLEVPYTTYASKYMMGLGHKGGFRPDTLISWKWDTDKQQDKIWMGNVNAGLNLHFMDENFVRPLVNIYYALGKLNLPVSWGNNNKGGIRIQPEKDGETRMIVYSGERCSRKNEILHYNFDMQITPVKPIDLKSQATERFYHSNSDVSAGYIPAALKAGANLINVHHKKDIYPFINYPYYDESVADLKRFISEAHSKNLGVRLYYTTRELTVKIPELWALRSLGGEVIHDGPGKDTRTLIHRNGPNEWLNKNLATHFIPAWYNAFEEGKYAGDMDISVITTPDSRWNNYYLAGLDWMVKNLEVDGIYIDDSALDRKTLQRARRILDADGKRRLIDIHSWNHMNQWAGYANSLHLYTELLPYIDRTWIGEGFKADNSVDFWLVEMSGIPFGLLSETLDARNPFRGMVFGMLPRLPWSGNPVPLWQLWDSFGMDKATMHGYWDENNPVKTDNANLLATVYTNENKALLVIANWTDLPQKAKISIDEKALGFHPATISLPEIRDIQWGSRLNNLEQCEIMGRSGMIILLEK; this is encoded by the coding sequence ATGAAGAAAACATTCCTAACAGTCGTTGTATTGCTCCTTGCCTGGAGTAATGTTGACTTGAAAGCTCAGGAGACAATCACGAATGCTTTCGACGACTTGAAGCGTACCGGAACTGTTAATGAACAGGACTCCGAAATGCGACAGGCTACCTCGGATACGGCTCTACAAAAATTGCTGACACAGAAACCGGCAGCAGGCTATTTTTGTTTTGCTGAAGATCGGATGCATGATATCCGTCTTGATCAAATCATTCCGGCCCGTTGGACGGAACGCGTTTTCGACACTTGGCTACAATTGAAAGGAGACTGTCAACCTGGTGAATTCTATACGTGGCAAATCGGTGTTTTCACACCTTTCAAAGAGTTGAAAGGTGTCTCCGTTTCATTCTCCGACTTGGTAAATGCCGATGGAAATAAAATAAAATCCACCTCATTCCAATGTTTCAACCAGGAAGGCACCGATACCGACGGACAAACATTCCGGAAAACCGTCTGTATCCCTAAAGGATATGTACAGGCACTCTGGATCGGGATGGACATCCCTGCATCAGCCAAAGGGATATATAAAGGAAAAGCTTTTGTGAAGGAAGGAAGCTCCCAACCTGTCGAAATAGCAATTGAGCTAAACGTGTCCGGCTCACCGATCGCCAATCATGGAGATAACGAAGGTTGGCGGAAAACCCGTTTGCGCTGGCTCAACTCCACACTGGGAAATGCCGATGAACCGACTGCACCTTATACACCTGTAACTATCCGGAAGAAAACTCTTTCCTGGTTGGGCGGCGAAATTGAACTTTCTTCGAGCGGGCTACCTTGCAGGATAACCACTTGTTATGATGCCAATAACAGACTCAGTGATTCTATCTCAAATGCCGTACTGGCAAAGGAAATGGCATTTATTATCGAAACTTTCAATGGACAGGAAGCCTTGAAGCCAGGAAGTCTCCGTATCACTAACCGTAATAACGCTTCCATTAGTTGGGAAACGATACTAAAGAGCCAAAACTTCAATGTAGTATGTCGGGGAACTTTCGGGTTCGACGGTATTAGTAATATCCGTCTTCAAGTCAAACCGAAACAAGATATCGAAATCAAAGATATACGTTTGGAAGTCCCTTACACGACTTATGCATCCAAATATATGATGGGATTGGGGCACAAAGGCGGATTTCGTCCAGACACACTGATATCATGGAAATGGGACACCGATAAACAACAGGACAAAATCTGGATGGGAAATGTCAACGCCGGCCTTAACCTTCATTTCATGGATGAGAATTTTGTGCGTCCGTTAGTCAATATCTATTACGCACTTGGTAAACTGAACCTGCCTGTTTCCTGGGGAAATAACAACAAAGGTGGTATCCGCATCCAGCCGGAAAAAGATGGTGAAACACGAATGATCGTTTACAGTGGCGAACGCTGTTCACGCAAAAACGAAATCCTGCACTACAATTTCGATATGCAAATCACCCCTGTTAAACCGATTGACTTGAAATCACAGGCAACAGAACGTTTCTACCACTCGAACAGCGACGTAAGTGCTGGTTATATTCCGGCAGCTTTGAAAGCCGGAGCAAACTTGATCAATGTCCATCATAAGAAAGATATTTATCCTTTTATCAACTATCCGTATTATGACGAATCAGTCGCCGATCTGAAACGTTTCATCTCTGAAGCTCATAGTAAGAATCTCGGTGTCCGTTTATATTACACGACACGGGAACTGACCGTGAAAATCCCCGAACTATGGGCTTTGCGTAGTTTGGGCGGAGAAGTGATCCATGACGGTCCCGGAAAGGATACGCGTACATTAATTCATCGTAACGGACCGAACGAGTGGTTGAACAAGAACCTTGCCACGCATTTCATCCCTGCTTGGTATAACGCTTTCGAAGAGGGAAAATATGCAGGTGATATGGACATTTCTGTTATAACGACTCCCGATTCCCGTTGGAACAACTATTATCTGGCCGGACTGGATTGGATGGTGAAAAACTTGGAAGTCGACGGCATTTATATTGACGATAGCGCTCTTGACCGTAAAACGCTGCAACGTGCTCGACGCATCCTCGATGCAGACGGCAAGCGACGCCTGATCGACATTCACTCTTGGAACCACATGAACCAGTGGGCTGGTTATGCCAACTCCCTGCATCTTTATACAGAGCTTCTCCCTTATATCGATCGCACTTGGATTGGCGAAGGTTTCAAAGCTGACAACTCGGTAGACTTCTGGTTGGTGGAAATGTCTGGTATTCCGTTTGGCTTGTTAAGCGAGACACTGGACGCACGCAATCCTTTTCGGGGTATGGTATTTGGAATGCTTCCCCGTTTACCCTGGAGCGGTAATCCTGTCCCACTCTGGCAATTGTGGGATTCGTTCGGAATGGATAAAGCAACCATGCATGGCTATTGGGATGAAAACAACCCTGTTAAAACGGACAATGCAAATCTCCTTGCAACCGTTTATACGAATGAAAATAAAGCTCTTCTCGTGATAGCCAATTGGACGGATCTACCACAAAAGGCAAAAATATCCATCGATGAGAAAGCATTAGGTTTCCACCCAGCTACGATTTCATTGCCGGAAATAAGGGACATACAATGGGGTAGCCGGCTGAACAACTTGGAACAATGCGAAATTATGGGGAGAAGTGGTATGATCATCCTGCTTGAAAAATGA
- a CDS encoding NPCBM/NEW2 domain-containing protein has translation MTIRQILLACFCCVTPCLTAQTSKIKLSEMNLSSIYQPYGTPASGKAVTGEPLRVAGTFFTDGIGVQANSKIKISLQGKSSLFTCKIGINDQSVNYKDSHLAKIPLTDGTMLFYDQTNGRKQYVGTGKGNGEVEKGSVVFKITGDGKELYNSGIMRGGETARAISLPVEGIKILELEAESANDGLSGDHADWLEAVITYFEIRPSLVAPEYQGEIASMSKEVERSLQQKIGQLETVCLPLPSPSYDWLICNQEAKAKVYQANQGKDIVLSNGLVSRVFRIFPNLATVDIQNLMTGENMLRAVSNEGILTLDGKNYSLGGLDGQPEFGYTQYKWLDRMEPFANSFRVIDFRISEITPRINWKSRRWALEKKRNPSGKQLTFLLEGPDELKGVKVKLHYALYDGLPCISKWFEIENRTGADINLDSFVLEQLAMAEPESPVEAKSPEMFRKPNIHVESDWGFLGFIEKIADKTEHWNPDPRYTSQCNYPLLTPCLLEVKLPMGPDERICNGGSFSSFHTWLMPFDSEDRDRKGLFVKRMYRTIAPWTTENPIFMHCTSSDPKIVKQAIDQCADTGYEMLIISFGSGLNMEDESPANYAKFKELRDYADSRGIELGGYSLLSSRWISDDVDVINPETGKRGGMIFGSSPCLCSDWGYDYFRKIKQFFEKTGMTVFENDGSYPGNVCASTVHAHHEGLKDSQWKQRKQIENLYQWMCENGIYMNIPDYGYLLNGGNKVGIGYREVNWSLPRERQLVLGRQVMYDGLWERLPSMCWTFVPLTQYHGGGAAATLEPLSEHLADYRAHMMQNYGTGVQACYRGHRLYDTEETKQTVKEIIDWYKRYRYILNSEVIHLRRPDGKDWDGIMHVAPGKKEKGFVMVYNPTDEPMERTVKLPLYYTGLTTEAVVKEQGKEGVLHTLSRDYTILLRIRIPAKGYNWYIIE, from the coding sequence ATGACAATAAGACAAATCCTTCTTGCTTGTTTCTGCTGTGTGACTCCCTGTCTGACGGCACAGACAAGCAAGATAAAACTATCGGAGATGAACCTCTCCTCCATCTATCAGCCATACGGGACTCCGGCATCCGGCAAAGCAGTCACAGGTGAACCTTTACGGGTAGCTGGTACGTTTTTTACGGATGGTATCGGTGTACAGGCAAACAGCAAAATAAAGATTTCACTTCAGGGAAAATCATCCCTTTTCACATGCAAGATCGGTATCAACGACCAGTCGGTTAATTACAAGGACAGCCATCTTGCCAAGATTCCTTTGACCGACGGGACGATGCTCTTTTACGACCAGACAAACGGCCGCAAACAATATGTCGGTACGGGAAAAGGAAACGGGGAAGTGGAAAAGGGAAGTGTAGTCTTCAAAATCACCGGAGACGGGAAAGAACTGTATAACAGCGGGATCATGCGTGGAGGCGAGACTGCCAGAGCAATCTCTCTTCCCGTCGAAGGAATCAAGATCTTGGAACTGGAAGCGGAAAGTGCAAATGATGGACTTAGCGGTGATCATGCTGATTGGTTGGAGGCCGTCATTACCTATTTCGAAATTCGACCGTCTCTAGTCGCTCCCGAATACCAAGGAGAGATTGCCTCCATGTCTAAAGAAGTGGAACGATCCCTGCAACAGAAAATCGGACAACTCGAAACAGTCTGCCTGCCCTTGCCGTCACCTAGTTACGATTGGCTGATCTGTAACCAGGAAGCCAAAGCAAAGGTTTATCAGGCAAACCAAGGAAAAGATATCGTATTGAGCAATGGACTAGTCAGTCGCGTATTCCGCATTTTTCCAAACCTGGCGACAGTCGATATCCAAAATCTGATGACCGGAGAGAATATGCTGCGTGCCGTGAGCAATGAAGGGATTTTGACGCTTGATGGCAAAAACTATTCGCTGGGTGGCTTGGACGGTCAACCCGAATTTGGTTACACCCAGTACAAATGGCTCGACCGGATGGAGCCTTTTGCCAATTCGTTCCGTGTCATCGATTTTCGGATTTCAGAAATCACCCCGCGTATTAACTGGAAAAGTAGACGATGGGCATTGGAAAAAAAACGGAACCCGTCCGGCAAACAGCTGACCTTTCTATTAGAAGGGCCGGACGAACTGAAAGGCGTAAAAGTCAAACTACATTACGCCCTTTATGACGGTCTGCCTTGTATTTCCAAATGGTTTGAGATTGAAAACCGGACAGGTGCGGATATCAATCTCGATTCTTTCGTCCTAGAACAGTTAGCTATGGCCGAGCCAGAGTCTCCGGTGGAAGCCAAGAGTCCGGAAATGTTCCGCAAACCCAATATCCATGTCGAAAGCGATTGGGGTTTTCTGGGTTTCATCGAAAAGATTGCCGACAAGACCGAGCACTGGAATCCCGATCCGCGCTACACTTCGCAGTGTAATTATCCACTGCTGACTCCTTGCCTGTTAGAGGTCAAACTGCCAATGGGACCGGACGAGCGAATCTGCAATGGCGGTTCTTTTTCCAGTTTCCATACTTGGCTGATGCCTTTCGATAGCGAAGACAGAGACCGAAAAGGGCTATTTGTCAAACGGATGTACCGGACGATTGCTCCCTGGACAACCGAAAACCCGATCTTCATGCATTGTACATCCAGTGATCCTAAGATCGTAAAGCAGGCAATAGATCAATGTGCTGATACCGGCTACGAAATGCTGATCATTAGCTTTGGCTCTGGCCTTAACATGGAAGACGAATCACCGGCCAACTATGCCAAGTTTAAGGAATTGCGCGACTATGCCGACTCCCGCGGTATCGAGTTGGGGGGATATTCGCTGCTATCGAGTCGTTGGATCAGCGATGATGTGGATGTGATAAATCCCGAAACAGGTAAGAGAGGCGGAATGATTTTCGGCAGTTCTCCCTGTCTTTGCAGTGATTGGGGCTATGACTATTTCCGAAAGATCAAACAGTTTTTCGAAAAGACAGGTATGACCGTGTTTGAAAACGACGGTTCCTATCCGGGGAATGTTTGTGCTTCAACCGTTCACGCTCACCACGAAGGGCTGAAAGATTCCCAATGGAAACAACGTAAACAAATTGAGAACCTATACCAATGGATGTGTGAAAATGGTATCTATATGAATATCCCGGATTATGGCTATCTGCTGAACGGAGGCAATAAAGTCGGAATCGGTTATCGTGAAGTCAACTGGTCTTTACCGCGTGAACGGCAGTTGGTTCTGGGCAGACAAGTCATGTATGACGGTCTTTGGGAACGGCTTCCGAGTATGTGTTGGACTTTTGTGCCTCTCACCCAGTATCATGGCGGTGGAGCAGCCGCTACATTGGAACCGCTCAGCGAACATCTTGCCGACTATCGGGCACACATGATGCAAAACTATGGAACCGGTGTACAGGCTTGTTACCGGGGACATCGGCTTTATGATACCGAGGAGACAAAACAGACGGTAAAAGAAATCATCGACTGGTATAAACGATATCGTTATATTCTAAACAGCGAAGTGATCCACTTACGCCGTCCTGACGGTAAAGATTGGGACGGAATCATGCATGTCGCTCCCGGTAAAAAAGAGAAAGGTTTTGTCATGGTCTATAACCCTACCGACGAGCCGATGGAGCGTACCGTCAAACTACCTCTCTACTATACAGGATTGACCACGGAGGCGGTTGTAAAAGAGCAAGGCAAAGAAGGGGTTCTCCATACTTTGTCGCGCGATTATACGATTCTATTGAGAATAAGGATTCCGGCAAAAGGTTATAATTGGTATATAATAGAATAA